The Nitrospirota bacterium genome includes a window with the following:
- the leuD gene encoding 3-isopropylmalate dehydratase small subunit produces MILRGKVWKFGNDINTDAIIPARYLNTSDPKELARHVMEDADRDFPNKVKPGDIIVAGKNFGCGSSREHAPIAIKASGIQAVIAKSFARIFYRNAFNIGLPIFESPESEDISEGDEIEIDANRGVIKNLTKGKDYKAKPIPAFMQELISAGGLIEWTKKKLSRKNG; encoded by the coding sequence ATGATTCTTAGAGGTAAAGTCTGGAAATTTGGCAATGATATTAACACGGATGCAATTATACCGGCACGGTATCTAAATACCTCTGACCCGAAAGAGCTTGCAAGGCATGTGATGGAAGATGCAGATAGGGATTTCCCGAACAAGGTTAAGCCTGGGGATATAATCGTAGCAGGCAAGAACTTTGGATGCGGCTCATCGAGAGAGCACGCTCCGATTGCAATAAAGGCATCAGGCATTCAGGCGGTCATAGCAAAGAGTTTTGCAAGGATTTTTTACCGCAATGCCTTTAACATAGGGCTTCCGATATTTGAATCTCCTGAATCAGAAGATATTTCAGAAGGGGATGAGATAGAAATTGATGCTAATAGAGGAGTGATAAAGAACCTTACAAAAGGCAAGGATTACAAGGCAAAGCCCATCCCGGCATTTATGCAGGAGCTGATTTCTGCAGGCGGGCTGATTGAGTGGACGAAAAAGAAATTAAGCAGAAAAAATGGATAG